GCGTATTGGTTTGCGGGGGGATGTGGTGGGGGCGTAGCCCCCGCGCCCGTCAGGCGCACGTGCGAAGCCCGATCAGATCAGCCTTTGCGGGGCCGGACACTCGTACGGCTCCGCGCAAGGGTCGTGCGGGTCGCAGGAGCGCCAGCCCGGGGGGCCGTAAGGCGCGGCGTAGTCGTAGCCCGTGATCCAGACCTCGCCGTTCTTCGCCACCCAATAGCACTCATCGCCGACGCCGATCGGGCCCGCGAGGAAGTGGTGGGCCGTCGCGGCGGGCGCGAGGGCGAGCATTCCGAAGGCGAGCACGGTCACCGCGAGCAGGCTGCGATGGAAGCGCATCGCGCGGCGAGCGACGGCGCGGGTGCTATCGATTGTGGTCCGAAGTCGGGTGGGTGGGGGGCCTCTCTCGGGCCACTTCGGGAGAGCCTTGACAGAAACGGAGCGCTTCCGGGCATTCCGGCAGCCCGCAATCCTTATGCTGTGGTGAGTCGAGAGTGAGTCAACAATGAGTCCTGTGCCGATTGACGCCCTGGAGCGGGGCGTCGCCGAACTTCCGCGCCCCGGATCGAACCCGGCGCGCGTCCTCGCATTCCTCATGGCCAGGCCGAAGGAAGCGTGGCGCGCGCACGAGATCGCGGCCGCGCTCGACGTCGAGCCTCACACGCTCGGCGCGGCGCTCCGCCGACTCCGCGCGCGCGGGCTCGTCGCGAAGAAGGGCGTGCACTGGCACGCTCTCGGCGCCCGCGAGCGCGCGACGCTTGCGGCTGCGCTTGCCCTCACACGGGACCTCGACCGCCGGCTCGGCCGCGAGCGGCGCAAGGATTGGGCGGAGCTGCCGCACGAGTGAATGTGTGAAGCGAATCTATCGGCAACCTATCGCCCCCGGCGGCGTTGGCTGGGGGCCGGACTCCTACCACGACGACGACCCGGCATCGCCTCCCGGCGATGTCTCGCGCGGGTTTATCTCAAGGTTAGTCCAAGGTTTTGTCGCGCGCAGTTCTCGGTTCCCCGAGAAGGATTTCTTCCCACTGCTCGAGCGCGCCCAGGGAGGCCTCGATTTCCGCGAGGCGCTTGCCGATGGCCCTTAGTGCCTCCCGAATAGTCGCCTCGGGCGGCGCGCGCCCGAAGAAGAGCGCGCACGTGGTCAAGGCGCTCCAGTCGGTGGTGACCACGAGGCTGACGCCGATGTCGCGCGCCCGCGCGACGGCGCGCGCCACAGAGGCCGTATCCTGACCTTGGGCGACAGCGACGACCATCGCGCTCCGGATGCCTGCGCGTGCGGCCTTCTGGGCGAACAGGACGAGATCGGACTCGGTCACGGGCTTGTCGCGGACCTCAACTACCCTCTGAACGCTTCCCTTACCTGCTCCATCGGACTTGTGGTTGCCGGCACCCCCAATGCCCACGTCCCCCGGGAAGTGGCGGTCGGGGTCGTTCACGCGCTTAGCCTGAACAGCGCCTGGGGGGAAGACGGCTTCGAGAAGGCCGGCGACAACCGCCTGCGCCCGCCTTCCGCCTTCGGAATCGTTTTCCACAAACTCGGCGACGCTGGCGGCGAACTGCTCCGCGGTGAGGGTGGACGTGGGCTCTGCAAGCGTGCGGTACTCAGTACGATATTGGCGGCGTACCGAGATAAATGCGCGAAGGCCCATCATCGCGTCATCCGGGGAGGCGCGATCCAGCTTCTTGAGTATCGCCACTAGCGCCTTGATCGGCTGGGAGCCTTGTGTTCTCTTCGTCTTCTTGAGGAGTTCGCTCTCGCTGACACTCTCGATCTGGAAATAGGGCTGGTTGTTCAGTGGCTCCCGTCCGGTCCTTCCTAAATCGATCCCCAGCTCGTCGGCGTTTGGGACCAAGACTCCGTGGCAGAGGCCCCTCGCTGAGTAAGCGCCGGGTGTATTGGCTCGGCTCTTGACGGCGTAAACGTCCGCCCGCCGCTCAGTGGCCTTTGCGAGGACTGCGGTCCCAGCGAACGCGATGTGCGTCTTGGACGAGTTCTCGCATTCCTTGGATAGTGTCTCGATCAGAGCCTTCCACTCGGGATCAATCGGCGATCCCCCAGTGACGGCTGCGGCCTCCGTGCGCAGTAGCGTCCTCGCTCTTTCTTTGTCGATACGTATGCTCATGTTTTACCTCTGACGATTCATGTCTCTACCCTGATGGCCAAGGAGGTGGTCGGCGGCCTCCTTGCCCTTGTCCGTCAAATTGACCCAGGTGTAGTTGCGCCCGTCACGAGCAACCGGCCTGGGTACGAGGGTCACGAGTCCGATTTGCTCGAGGAAGAGGAGAGACCGGTGGATACTGTCAAAGTTCACGAACCCAGTCTTCTCCCGGAGGCCGTTGATTGTCGCCTCGCCCTCCCTTCTGAGCTTCTTCAAAAGCTCGACCTTGATGAGGTCACTTCGGAGTAGATTCACACCCCTCTATCCAATCCAATTGATAATGTAATGGTTCTATTCGGATGGTGAGAGGTCTCACAATTCGGATAATCGGGGGATTTGCTTGGTCATCAGGAATTCTCAGAGGTCTCGGGGTAAGGTTCTTTGCGCGAATCCGCCTTCGGGGGCCTTGTTGCCGCCCACCATCTCTTTATTCAGCGGCGCGGGGGGCTTGGACATCGGCCTCGAGCAGGCTGGGTACGAGACACGCGTCTGCGTTGAATGGGAGGAGACGCGCTGCGCCACCCTAAAACAGAACCGTCCACATTGGGCAGTAATCAACGGAGACATTCGGAAATTCTCCACGAAGCAAATTCTGGCGGAAGCAGGACTCAAGAAGGGGGAAGCAGCCCTGGTGGTCGGCGGGCCACCATGTCAGGCGTTCTCGAAGTCTGCTTTCTGGGTTCCCGGACGGATTGAGTCCATCCTCGACGACCCGCGCGCTCATCTACTGAAGGAGTACGTTCGGGTCGTCAAGGATGCTAGGCCTCGCGCGTTCATTATGGAGAACGTCTTCGGACTCGCCTATAAGACGAGCCGTCCTGCGCTTGACGCGACGATACACGCCTTGTCGAGCGAGGGGTACGTAATCGCTGAGAAGGTGGTCAACGCCGCAGACTACGGAGTCCCGCAGAGGCGCGAGCGCCTTCTTCTCGTTGGTGTCCTTGGAGGGCCAAAGTTCCATTTCCCACCCCCAACCCATGCCCCTCCCGACCGTGTTGCGCGGCTCACGGAAATGGCGCCGTATGTCACGGCTGGTGACGCAATTGGGGACCTCGATGACGGTAATGCCCTTGCAGGGGAGGTGATCGGCGGCAAATACGGGCACCTCCTTGAGATGATTCCGCCTGGGGAGAACTACCTCCATTTAACCGCAAAGAAGGGGCACAAGCACCCGCTCTTCGAGTGGCGGTCCAAGTACTGGTCGTTCCTTCTCAAGCTGAGTCCGGATCAACCCTCGTGGACCATTCAAGCTAGTCCCGGTCCCTATGTAGGCCCGTTCCACTGGCGCAACCGCAGGCTACGCATCCCGGAGGTGAAGCGGATCCAAACGTTCCCGGATGATTGGCAGCTCGCTGGGAGCCGTAGCGAGCAGTGGGCGCAGATTGGCGACGCGGTGCCTTGTTTGCTCGCGGAGCGCATCGGCCACGCCCTCCGAGAGCAGGTTTTTGATGCGCCGCTACAGGTAAAGCACGTCACTAAGGCAAGACGACCGGACGCGCAGCGGCGGCGCCGCGCGACGAAGCAACTCGATTTGGGTTTGTGAAGGCGCCAGCGTTGGATACAGCGAGGCGGTTGAGCTGGTTCGACCGGCACTGTCGACGCCGCGTGAGATGCGGCGAGGACGCCAAAGCCTCACACCAAACCGACCGAACGCTGCGGCGTTCGGTCTTTCGGGGTCAAGCCTATCCGTACTTGTACTTGACCCCGAACCCGCCCCGCGGGTTGTTCCACTTGACGGACCCGGGCGTGCACATGATGTCGCACGTGCCGCATTCCACGCAGTCCTCGTATTGGAAGTGCATGACGCCATCGATCAGGCTGAAGCAGCCCGCGGGGCAGCCGTACATGCACATGAAGTGCGGGCACGTCTTGCAGATCGACTCGTCGATCGTGATGTGCGCGTGCTCGGGCGTGTCGAAGTTGTAGGGCGTGGTCCCGAGGCGGGCCTTGATCTCCATGATCTCGTCGCTGAGTTCGGCTTCGGGCATCGCTTTACACGCTCCGGCGGGCCTTGATGGCGGTCTTCGCGAGCTGGAAGAGGCTGATCTTCTGCTCCTTGATCTGCTTGCGCAGGATCTCCTCGGTGAAGAGCTTCGGCTGGCCCTTCGCGGTGAAGAGGTCCTTGAACACGCCGTCCACGAGACCGGGGACGACGCTGTGGATCGTGGGGTCCCACACGAAGTCCGCGAGCTTGTCGAACTTCTGCAGGTCCTTCATGATGAACGACTCCTGGAGACGGCCCTGGTAGCCCGCGAGTCCGTTCGCGGTGAAGTCGCCGCGGCGCTTCGCGCTGATGATCTGCTCGGCCGCGAGGATGCCGGAGCGGATCGCGTAGTTCATGCCGTGGATGACGAGGCCGTTCGAGTAGACGAACCCGGCCGCGTCGCCGGCCACGAGCCAGCCGTTGCCGAAGAGCTGCGGCGTGCACTTGAGGCCCGCTTCCGGGATGAGGTGCGCGCCGTACTCGACGAGCTCGCCGCCCTTGAGGAGGGGCTTGATCTGCGGGTGGAGGCGGAACTCCTCCATGATCTTGTGCGTGTAGACGCCCTTCTCCCAGATGCTGTCGAGGTTGACGACGACGCCGAGGGAGACGGTGTCGCGGTTCGTGTAGAGGAAGCCGCCGGCCTGCGCGCCGTTCTCGAGGTACCCGAGCACGTACTCGTGCGCGACGCCTTCGTTGGGGCCGATGTTGAAGCGGTCCTCGATGGTCTTCTCGCCGAGGCGGATGACCTCCTTCACGCCGAGCACGTAGTGGTGGCGGTTGAGCTTCCCGCGGATGCCCATCTCCATGCCGAGGCGCGAGTTCGCGCCGTCCGCGAGGAGGACGACGTCGCCCTTGATGACGTCGCCCATCTGCTCGACGCCGACGACCTGGCCGTTCTCGTCGCGCGCGAGGCGTTCGACGTTCACGCCGTCAACCACGAGGCCGCCCTTCTCGGCGACCTTGTCGGCGAGCCACTTGTCGAAGCGGCCGCGCAGGACCGTGAAGGCGTTGTAGGGCTCCTTGCGCCACTGGTCGGAGCCGTATTGCGCCGTGAAGCCGGAGTCCTTCGTGAGGAAGTTGACGCCCTTCGTCGTGACGGGGCGCTCGATCGCGCCCGCGGCGAGCGCGTCCTTCCACCAATCGGGGTAGACGTCGGCGAGGTCGTGGCCCCAGAGGACGCCGCCGCTGAGGTTCTTCGAGCCGATGGGCTTCGCGCGGTCCACGAGCAGGACCTGGAGCCCTTCGGAAGCGAGCTTGTAGGCGGCCGCCGAGCCGCAGACGCCGGCCCCGACCACGATCGCGTCCATCTTGTCCGACATCGGGAGGTACCCCTGAAGGCAAAGGCGAGGACGGAAACCGCTTTTAAAAAGCTTTGGTAGGAAGGTTACGGTCGTCCGGTGAAACCTGCGTTTCTCCCGGGAAACACGCCTCACCGGCGCGAAAACAGGGGGTGGACGAGGCGGCCGCCCCCGAGCGCCGGCGCCACGGACCCCGCGCTCGCAAGCGGTGGGGCCGGGAACGACCCGAGCGCATCGCGGGCCCTGTACTCGTCCACCGCGCCGCACGCGTCGCAGGCGCACGTCACGAGGAGGGCGGGGGCCCAGGCCAGGCGGCCGGCGGGGTCGAAGGCACGCTCGTCCACGACGCCCGAATCGACGTCGGCGCCGCACGCGCGGCACGGGAAGGCGAGGGTGCGCATCGTGCCCGGGGAGGCGCGACGGGGGTATGGCCTTCGCTTTTTCGGGCCTCGGGCCGAGGGGAACAACCGAAAAACGAGGCCGACTCCAGGGGGCGTCCCCAGGGCCGGCCGTTCATTTATCTACCTCATGCGGCATCCCCGCGGCCATGGTTCTGTCGTGCCCCATCGACTACCGCTACGGTCGCGAAGCGATGAAGGCCATCTTCAGCGAGGAGGGCAAGCTCGAACGCCTCCTCGCCGTCGAGGCCGCGCTCGCCCGCGCCCACGCCGCCGTCGGCAACGTCCCCGCCGAGGCTGCGAAGGAGATCGGGCGCCGGGCGAACCTGAAGCACGTCACGCCCGCGCGCGTGCACGAGATCGAGGCGGAGATCCGCCACGACCTTATGGCCGTCGTGCGCGCGCTCACCGAGCAGTGCAAGGGCACCGCGGGCAAGTACGTCCACCTCGGCGCGACGAGCTACGACGTCATCGACACCGCGAACGCGCTCATGTTCCGCGACGGCCTCGTCCTCATCGAGAAGGGTCTCGAGGACCTCGTCGCCGCGCTCGCAAAGCTCGCGCGCGACCACCGCGACACGCCCGCGCTCGGCCGCACGCACGGCCAGGCCGCGCTTCCCACGACCTTCGGCTACAAGATGGCCGTGTTCATGCTCGAGACGCACCGTCACCTCGACCGCCTTCGCGAGATGCGCGAGCGCGTGACGGTCGGCAAGATGGCGGGCGCCGTCGGCACGATGGCGGGCTTCGGGGACAAGGCGTTCGCGATCCAGGACGCCGTCGCGAAGGACCTCGGCGTCGGCATGGAGGACGGGCCCACGCAGATCGTGCAGCGCGACCGCTACAACGAGATGCTCGCGTGGATGGCGAACGTCGCGACGAGCCTCGAGAAGTTCGCGACCGAGATCCGCAACCTCCAGCGCAACGAGATCGGCGAGGCGGCCGAGGGCTTCGACGTGAAGAAGCAGGTCGGAAGCTCGACGATGGCGCAGAAGAAGAACCCCGTGACGAGCGAGAAGATCTGCGGCCTCGCCCGCATCGTCCGCGCGAACCTCACGCCCGCCTACGAGAACGCGATCCAGTGGCACGAGCGCGACCTCGCGAACTCGTCCGCGGA
The DNA window shown above is from Candidatus Thermoplasmatota archaeon and carries:
- a CDS encoding helix-turn-helix domain-containing protein; this translates as MSPVPIDALERGVAELPRPGSNPARVLAFLMARPKEAWRAHEIAAALDVEPHTLGAALRRLRARGLVAKKGVHWHALGARERATLAAALALTRDLDRRLGRERRKDWAELPHE
- a CDS encoding restriction endonuclease, SacI family, with the translated sequence MSIRIDKERARTLLRTEAAAVTGGSPIDPEWKALIETLSKECENSSKTHIAFAGTAVLAKATERRADVYAVKSRANTPGAYSARGLCHGVLVPNADELGIDLGRTGREPLNNQPYFQIESVSESELLKKTKRTQGSQPIKALVAILKKLDRASPDDAMMGLRAFISVRRQYRTEYRTLAEPTSTLTAEQFAASVAEFVENDSEGGRRAQAVVAGLLEAVFPPGAVQAKRVNDPDRHFPGDVGIGGAGNHKSDGAGKGSVQRVVEVRDKPVTESDLVLFAQKAARAGIRSAMVVAVAQGQDTASVARAVARARDIGVSLVVTTDWSALTTCALFFGRAPPEATIREALRAIGKRLAEIEASLGALEQWEEILLGEPRTARDKTLD
- the dcm gene encoding DNA (cytosine-5-)-methyltransferase, with the protein product MPPTISLFSGAGGLDIGLEQAGYETRVCVEWEETRCATLKQNRPHWAVINGDIRKFSTKQILAEAGLKKGEAALVVGGPPCQAFSKSAFWVPGRIESILDDPRAHLLKEYVRVVKDARPRAFIMENVFGLAYKTSRPALDATIHALSSEGYVIAEKVVNAADYGVPQRRERLLLVGVLGGPKFHFPPPTHAPPDRVARLTEMAPYVTAGDAIGDLDDGNALAGEVIGGKYGHLLEMIPPGENYLHLTAKKGHKHPLFEWRSKYWSFLLKLSPDQPSWTIQASPGPYVGPFHWRNRRLRIPEVKRIQTFPDDWQLAGSRSEQWAQIGDAVPCLLAERIGHALREQVFDAPLQVKHVTKARRPDAQRRRRATKQLDLGL
- a CDS encoding 4Fe-4S dicluster domain-containing protein translates to MPEAELSDEIMEIKARLGTTPYNFDTPEHAHITIDESICKTCPHFMCMYGCPAGCFSLIDGVMHFQYEDCVECGTCDIMCTPGSVKWNNPRGGFGVKYKYG
- a CDS encoding FAD-dependent oxidoreductase; amino-acid sequence: MSDKMDAIVVGAGVCGSAAAYKLASEGLQVLLVDRAKPIGSKNLSGGVLWGHDLADVYPDWWKDALAAGAIERPVTTKGVNFLTKDSGFTAQYGSDQWRKEPYNAFTVLRGRFDKWLADKVAEKGGLVVDGVNVERLARDENGQVVGVEQMGDVIKGDVVLLADGANSRLGMEMGIRGKLNRHHYVLGVKEVIRLGEKTIEDRFNIGPNEGVAHEYVLGYLENGAQAGGFLYTNRDTVSLGVVVNLDSIWEKGVYTHKIMEEFRLHPQIKPLLKGGELVEYGAHLIPEAGLKCTPQLFGNGWLVAGDAAGFVYSNGLVIHGMNYAIRSGILAAEQIISAKRRGDFTANGLAGYQGRLQESFIMKDLQKFDKLADFVWDPTIHSVVPGLVDGVFKDLFTAKGQPKLFTEEILRKQIKEQKISLFQLAKTAIKARRSV
- the purB gene encoding adenylosuccinate lyase — protein: MVLSCPIDYRYGREAMKAIFSEEGKLERLLAVEAALARAHAAVGNVPAEAAKEIGRRANLKHVTPARVHEIEAEIRHDLMAVVRALTEQCKGTAGKYVHLGATSYDVIDTANALMFRDGLVLIEKGLEDLVAALAKLARDHRDTPALGRTHGQAALPTTFGYKMAVFMLETHRHLDRLREMRERVTVGKMAGAVGTMAGFGDKAFAIQDAVAKDLGVGMEDGPTQIVQRDRYNEMLAWMANVATSLEKFATEIRNLQRNEIGEAAEGFDVKKQVGSSTMAQKKNPVTSEKICGLARIVRANLTPAYENAIQWHERDLANSSAERFILPHSFVLLDVIVQDSVDVFTKLHVDRARLAANLAAHPGIMAESVMLRLVEKGLGRQDAHEVVRKASMTGKPFGEALAAEPEVAKRLSDKDLAAALDPGAYVGMAPTLVDRALAKVGHAGAKAQRGARKAKR